Proteins from one Erpetoichthys calabaricus chromosome 11, fErpCal1.3, whole genome shotgun sequence genomic window:
- the LOC127529730 gene encoding delphilin-like, translated as MKKFLKNRKVRKQPQLDISESRMVGNDLNLSMPASNQGWPEDFGFRISGGGPCYILSVDEGSSAHVAGLRPGDQILEIEGQNVSSMTAEALTDVARHCKTVPPSIGVVSRIQQVDIPPGADGRFGFTIVGDSPLLVEDCTASSPAYESGLRVGDYVLEVNGVPVKQHEVAAAMIKASHGRNLRLGILCLGRRQKRASGSIREGDQSGSDVHQDRKNKALEFNRKIEEVLGDHPDVKEKLFTVLKQYASERRVDYLAYALPMILNGDHQFQLIDSIRYQALRVLV; from the exons ATGAAGAAGTTCCTTAAGAACCGCAAGGTTCGAAAGCAGCCTCAGTTAGACATCTCTGAGTCCCGGATGGTAGGCAATGATCTGA ATTTAAGCATGCCAGCATCAAACCAGGGTTGGCCGGAGGACTTTGGGTTCCGCATCAGTGGTGGTGGGCCGTGCTACATCCTTTCAGTGGATGAGGGGAGCAGTGCTCATGTGGCAGGTCTGCGTCCGGGAGACCAGATTCTGGAAATTGAAGGCCAGAATGTTTCTTCTATGACTGCTGAGGCACTGACTGATGTGGCCCGCCACTGCAAGACTGTACCACCAAGCATTGGAGTGGTCTCTCGTATCCAACAG GTGGACATCCCTCCTGGTGCAGATGGTCGCTTTGGCTTCACCATTGTAGGAGACAGCCCCCTCCTTGTTGAAGACTGCACTGCTAGCTCACCTGCCTATGAAAGTGGGTTAAGGGTTGGCGACTATGTGCTAGAGGTTAATGGAGTTCCAGTTAAGCAACATGAGGTAGCAGCTGCCATGATCAAGGCCTCACATGGCCGCAACCTTAGGCTTGGCATTCTGTGTCTTGGCCGGAGGCAGAAGAGAGCCAGTGGCAGCATACGAGAAGGTGATCAGAGTGGCAGTGATGTGCACCAGGACCGTAAGAACAAGGCACTGGAATTCAACAGAAAG ATCGAAGAGGTGCTTGGAGACCATCCAGATGTCAAGGAGAAACTGTTCACGGTCCTCAAGCAGTATGCCTCAGAACGCAGGGTGGATTACCTGGCATATGCTCTGCCCATGATTCTAAATGGAGACCATCAGTTTCAGCTGATTGACAGCATAAGGTATCAGGCTTTGAGGGTGTTGGTATGA
- the zdhhc4 gene encoding palmitoyltransferase ZDHHC4 isoform X1 yields the protein MDFLTLFAIYGIVVLGCILLMCTYTSQVETSLGRLGNFSTKVSSLFLPEWLQTTLRGAFHRLFHQQNRLFVALHFMLEAAVYGEFTFEVFGYCREMGFGINGLLWPYWLFAVKTYFFYRCSTKDPGTIKRSNHGQLLQVYPYDGLMFREATSCPTCEFVKPARSKHCWICNRCVHRFDHHCVWVNNCIGALNLKYFLAYLVTLTAAVASVTLLTGGLLLQAVLSSDLINATYIDNSGLTHPVGLLFIIQHLFLTFPRIVFMLGFLIFLFLLLVGYTFFHFYLSLSNKTSNEWYKLRSLVLCHHLHNSQGNIYFKGLVANLKEIFQPVNTSEKKSN from the exons ATGGATTTTCTGACATTATTTGCAATTTATGGCATAGTCGTTCTGGGCTGCATTTTGCTAATGTGCACATATACCAGCCAGGTGGAGACATCACTTGGAAGGCTGGGTAACTTTTCCACCAAG GTCTCTTCCCTTTTTCTGCCAGAATGGCTGCAGACAACACTACGTGGTGCGTTCCATCGTCTTTTCCACCAGCA aAACCGTTTGTTTGTTGCCCTACACTTCATGCTGGAGGCAGCTGTGTATGGGGAGTTTACTTTTGAAGTTTTTGGTTACTGCAGAGAAATGGGATTTGGAATTAACGGCCTCCTGTGGCCTTATTGGCTGTTTGCGGTGAAGACCTATTTCTTCTATAGATGCAGCACCAAAGATCCTG GCACTATCAAAAGGTCCAATCATGGCCAACTTCTTCAAGTGTATCCATATGATGGATTAATGTTCCGGGAAGCCACATCCTGCCCCACATGTGAATTTGTGAAGCCAGCTCGTTCAAAGCACTGCT GGATCTGCAACAGATGTGTTCATCGTTTTGATCACCACTGTGTCTGGGTGAACAACTGCATTGGTGCTCTCAATCTTAAATACTTCCTTGCTTACTTGGTCACGCTGACGGCTGCAGTAGCAAGTGTTACTTTGTTGACAGGTGGGCTACTCTTGCAGGCGGTGCTTAGTTCAGATCTCATCAATGCAACCTACATTGACAACAGCGGACTGACACATCCAGTTGGGCTTCTCTTCATCATTCAG CATCTGTTCCTGACATTCCCTCGAATTGTCTTCATGCTGGGTTTTCTGATCTTCCTCTTCCTGTTGCTGGTGGGATACACATTTTTCCACTTCTACCTGTCTCTTAGTAACAAGACCTCCAATGAGTGGTACAAGCTGAGAAGTTTAGTATTGTGCCATCACCTTCATAACTCGCAAGGGAACATTTACTTTAAGGGACTTGTGGCCAATCTGAAAGAGATCTTTCAACCTGTCAACACTTCTGAGAAGAAAAGCAACTGA
- the zdhhc4 gene encoding palmitoyltransferase ZDHHC4 isoform X2, producing MDFLTLFAIYGIVVLGCILLMCTYTSQVETSLGRLGNFSTKVSSLFLPEWLQTTLRGAFHRLFHQQNRLFVALHFMLEAAVYGEFTFEVFGYCREMGFGINGLLWPYWLFAVKTYFFYRCSTKDPGICNRCVHRFDHHCVWVNNCIGALNLKYFLAYLVTLTAAVASVTLLTGGLLLQAVLSSDLINATYIDNSGLTHPVGLLFIIQHLFLTFPRIVFMLGFLIFLFLLLVGYTFFHFYLSLSNKTSNEWYKLRSLVLCHHLHNSQGNIYFKGLVANLKEIFQPVNTSEKKSN from the exons ATGGATTTTCTGACATTATTTGCAATTTATGGCATAGTCGTTCTGGGCTGCATTTTGCTAATGTGCACATATACCAGCCAGGTGGAGACATCACTTGGAAGGCTGGGTAACTTTTCCACCAAG GTCTCTTCCCTTTTTCTGCCAGAATGGCTGCAGACAACACTACGTGGTGCGTTCCATCGTCTTTTCCACCAGCA aAACCGTTTGTTTGTTGCCCTACACTTCATGCTGGAGGCAGCTGTGTATGGGGAGTTTACTTTTGAAGTTTTTGGTTACTGCAGAGAAATGGGATTTGGAATTAACGGCCTCCTGTGGCCTTATTGGCTGTTTGCGGTGAAGACCTATTTCTTCTATAGATGCAGCACCAAAGATCCTG GGATCTGCAACAGATGTGTTCATCGTTTTGATCACCACTGTGTCTGGGTGAACAACTGCATTGGTGCTCTCAATCTTAAATACTTCCTTGCTTACTTGGTCACGCTGACGGCTGCAGTAGCAAGTGTTACTTTGTTGACAGGTGGGCTACTCTTGCAGGCGGTGCTTAGTTCAGATCTCATCAATGCAACCTACATTGACAACAGCGGACTGACACATCCAGTTGGGCTTCTCTTCATCATTCAG CATCTGTTCCTGACATTCCCTCGAATTGTCTTCATGCTGGGTTTTCTGATCTTCCTCTTCCTGTTGCTGGTGGGATACACATTTTTCCACTTCTACCTGTCTCTTAGTAACAAGACCTCCAATGAGTGGTACAAGCTGAGAAGTTTAGTATTGTGCCATCACCTTCATAACTCGCAAGGGAACATTTACTTTAAGGGACTTGTGGCCAATCTGAAAGAGATCTTTCAACCTGTCAACACTTCTGAGAAGAAAAGCAACTGA